A single Candidatus Dadabacteria bacterium DNA region contains:
- a CDS encoding type II toxin-antitoxin system VapC family toxin: MIAVDTNVLLRYLLNDDAAQADTAASLIKGGDAVLITDVVLAGTLWTLSGKKYRLNKDQLAGVVHALFEEPNVRFEDGAAVWMALNDYLESDGADFADALIINKARAVAKTQGGPFSGSYTFDKAARKLQGARTP; this comes from the coding sequence ATGATTGCGGTCGACACCAACGTGCTGTTGCGTTATCTGCTGAATGACGATGCGGCGCAGGCCGATACAGCGGCCAGTCTGATCAAGGGCGGCGATGCGGTTCTGATAACCGACGTGGTGCTGGCAGGAACCCTATGGACGTTAAGCGGGAAGAAGTACCGGCTTAACAAGGATCAATTGGCCGGAGTGGTTCATGCGTTGTTTGAGGAGCCGAATGTGCGCTTTGAAGACGGGGCGGCCGTGTGGATGGCTTTAAATGACTATCTGGAATCTGACGGGGCTGATTTTGCCGATGCTCTGATCATAAACAAGGCCCGGGCGGTAGCCAAAACGCAGGGCGGACCATTTTCCGGTTCCTACACATTTGATAAAGCCGCCCGGAAGTTGCAAGGGGCCAGGACGCCATAG
- a CDS encoding AbrB/MazE/SpoVT family DNA-binding domain-containing protein, translated as MPKVSSKRQITLPASQCDQLGIKPGDYIETFVADGRLTIVRKVEGAAQGLLQHVKGDPSVTDQESLEDALDP; from the coding sequence ATGCCGAAAGTCAGCAGTAAAAGACAAATCACGCTCCCGGCCAGCCAGTGCGATCAGCTTGGCATTAAGCCCGGCGACTATATTGAGACCTTTGTTGCTGACGGCCGCTTAACCATCGTCAGGAAGGTGGAAGGGGCCGCCCAGGGACTGTTGCAACACGTTAAGGGCGATCCTTCAGTAACGGATCAGGAATCTCTAGAAGACGCACTGGATCCATGA
- a CDS encoding ATP-binding protein yields MSDNEFPREIAASVRRMAGHFPAVVVTGARQTGKTTLLTKLFGDYNYVSLDLPAEAQLAEEDPQLFLSRHSVPLLVDEVQYAPRLFRYLKVEIDKRRDMNGRFILTGSQKFSLMQGVSESLAGRCGVLELEGLTVQELGPVFSRMEEGEGMAGILARGFMPQLWKDPAMRPADYFASYQATYLERDVRQLLNVSSLRDFDRFMRALALRSGQLLNKSEIAKETGINSKTADKWLNVLVASNQVTLLEPWFANPGKRLAKTPKFFFNDVGLLCFLLGLKGQAVTESYLIGAIWETFVFGELRKYLSLAAPEATIWHYRDQSRETDFIIEKDGRLTLAEAKWKELPTPRDFAQALKVHELLGPRARLPVMVLCRTRQSFPVAEGLLAVNAFRFREHLA; encoded by the coding sequence ATGTCGGATAATGAGTTTCCAAGAGAAATAGCCGCGTCAGTCAGGCGCATGGCGGGGCACTTTCCTGCCGTTGTCGTTACGGGAGCCCGCCAGACGGGCAAGACAACGCTGCTGACAAAACTGTTCGGGGACTATAACTACGTAAGTCTCGACCTTCCGGCGGAAGCCCAGTTGGCAGAAGAGGACCCTCAGTTGTTTCTGTCGCGTCATTCCGTGCCGCTGCTCGTGGATGAGGTTCAGTACGCCCCCAGGCTGTTTCGCTACCTGAAGGTTGAAATAGACAAGCGCAGGGATATGAATGGACGCTTCATTCTGACCGGGTCGCAGAAATTCAGCCTGATGCAGGGAGTATCGGAATCTCTGGCGGGACGTTGCGGCGTGCTTGAGCTTGAAGGCCTTACGGTTCAGGAACTTGGGCCCGTGTTTTCCCGCATGGAAGAGGGCGAGGGGATGGCCGGGATTCTCGCTCGCGGGTTTATGCCGCAGCTCTGGAAGGATCCGGCGATGAGGCCCGCGGACTATTTCGCCAGCTATCAGGCGACTTATCTTGAGCGCGATGTGCGCCAGCTTTTAAATGTTTCATCGTTGCGGGACTTTGACCGCTTCATGCGCGCCCTGGCTCTTCGCAGCGGACAATTGCTTAACAAGTCGGAAATTGCCAAGGAAACGGGAATAAACAGCAAAACCGCCGACAAGTGGCTGAACGTGCTTGTGGCATCCAACCAGGTTACGCTGCTTGAACCTTGGTTTGCGAATCCGGGGAAGCGTCTTGCGAAGACGCCCAAATTTTTTTTCAATGATGTCGGGTTGCTGTGTTTCCTTCTGGGGCTTAAAGGACAGGCGGTGACCGAAAGCTACCTGATTGGAGCGATATGGGAGACTTTTGTTTTTGGCGAACTGCGGAAATACCTGTCTCTGGCGGCTCCGGAAGCGACCATATGGCACTATCGGGACCAGTCACGCGAAACGGATTTCATTATCGAGAAGGACGGTCGTCTCACTCTGGCGGAAGCGAAATGGAAGGAACTTCCGACGCCGCGTGACTTTGCTCAAGCCCTAAAGGTTCACGAACTGCTCGGACCGCGGGCAAGATTGCCTGTTATGGTGCTGTGCCGTACCCGTCAGAGTTTTCCGGTTGCGGAAGGACTGCTTGCCGTAAACGCGTTCAGATTTCGGGAACACCTGGCATGA
- a CDS encoding ATP-binding protein: MDGRLLQRKHLEAYCFLQICYSMLYLQNMEYIQRYLTNTIRKAMVSFPAVLVTGARQTGKTTLLRTEFGTSHDYVSLERPDIRNRALADPVGFFTQTPGPLILDEIQYAPELLHYIKELIDTRRRPGQWLLTGSQSFSLMQGVSQTLAGRVAVLNLDPLSVRELSQQPQVSPEDMLEWMFGSAEKHPPSKAGGMSDPVDTVDAEFFRNDNKQAAGPGFEDWLLRGGFPEPCLNKQVDRQLWFSGYLQTYIQRDVRDLTQVSDLETFYKFLLLVAARTGQLLNMTELGNEIGIAGPTVKRWLSVLKTSQLICLLPPYHKNFGKRLRKSPKLYLLDPGLAAFMLGLHSQSSILQGPSLGALAETAVAAEWLKFFRQHGEEPQIYYWQSSGGKEVDLIIERDGRLYALEVKATATPRAEHGKNLKQWLKLAGANARGALACNINKPQALLPGIRAIPWHLNAYSD; this comes from the coding sequence TTGGATGGCAGGCTTCTTCAGCGCAAACACCTTGAAGCCTATTGTTTTTTGCAAATCTGTTATTCCATGTTATATTTGCAAAACATGGAATATATCCAGCGCTATCTGACTAATACAATCCGCAAGGCTATGGTTTCTTTTCCAGCGGTGCTGGTCACCGGTGCCAGACAGACCGGCAAAACCACCTTGCTACGTACCGAATTCGGCACATCGCATGATTATGTATCGCTTGAACGCCCTGACATACGCAACAGGGCATTAGCGGATCCTGTAGGGTTTTTTACGCAGACCCCAGGACCGCTGATCCTGGATGAAATTCAATACGCGCCAGAGTTGCTGCATTACATAAAGGAGCTGATAGACACACGGCGCAGACCTGGACAGTGGCTACTTACAGGTTCTCAAAGCTTCTCGCTGATGCAGGGAGTGAGTCAGACGCTGGCCGGCCGCGTAGCCGTGTTGAACCTTGATCCCTTGTCCGTAAGAGAACTGTCGCAACAACCACAGGTCTCTCCCGAAGATATGCTTGAATGGATGTTCGGATCCGCTGAAAAGCACCCCCCCTCCAAGGCAGGAGGAATGTCCGACCCGGTTGATACGGTAGACGCAGAATTTTTCCGGAACGATAACAAGCAAGCCGCCGGTCCCGGCTTTGAGGATTGGCTGTTGCGCGGCGGCTTCCCCGAACCCTGTCTGAACAAACAGGTGGACCGGCAGCTTTGGTTTTCCGGTTATCTGCAAACTTACATACAGCGCGACGTCCGGGATTTGACTCAGGTAAGCGATTTGGAAACTTTCTACAAGTTCCTGCTGCTGGTCGCCGCCCGCACCGGACAACTCCTGAACATGACGGAGCTCGGAAACGAAATCGGCATTGCCGGACCTACGGTAAAGCGCTGGCTGTCCGTGCTTAAGACCAGTCAGCTGATCTGTCTACTGCCGCCTTATCATAAGAACTTCGGCAAACGACTAAGGAAAAGTCCCAAGCTGTATCTGCTTGATCCCGGACTTGCCGCTTTCATGCTGGGCCTGCATTCACAGAGCTCCATCCTGCAAGGTCCCTCCCTGGGAGCATTGGCGGAGACCGCCGTGGCGGCGGAGTGGCTGAAGTTTTTTCGCCAGCACGGGGAGGAACCCCAGATCTATTACTGGCAATCGAGCGGCGGCAAGGAAGTTGATCTGATCATCGAGCGCGACGGCAGACTGTACGCGCTTGAAGTCAAGGCGACGGCGACACCCCGGGCGGAACACGGCAAAAACCTCAAGCAGTGGCTGAAACTGGCCGGCGCGAACGCGCGCGGCGCGCTGGCCTGCAACATCAACAAACCGCAAGCCTTGCTGCCGGGCATAAGAGCCATTCCCTGGCATCTGAACGCGTACTCCGATTGA
- a CDS encoding HigA family addiction module antidote protein, which produces MQEKPAHPGTFIREKIFPHGMTVTAAAELLNIGRPGLSRVLNGKAALSLELAERIQHAFGFPAEKLLKMQASYNSETSNPAGLYVPPFLHILARQIERWASENNEARRRLPVLLRILVNSTASGLKKVDFSGNEDAERPGWDGTVEADSATPWISQGSSCWEFGCGKDIKRKADSDFKKRTGFVPEIERLATTFVFVTPRKWIGKNDWERTRREERQWGNVRVFDASDLEQWIEQSIPAQIWFAHETGISSEGVFSLEQCWKHWQADCEPALAPSLFDQALMESKNRVERWLADPPGEPLKIAADSTAEALAYLHVVFSEEEPLFQENRDRVEVFKEPGILPDLLSAESGLIVVSTSPETERELAPYRKSLKAILVYSQNMANVNPDITLKPLNYSALDNSLKEMGFDRDDIDRYRRECGYSLTVLRRRLSRLPKVRTPQWAGTEHAEKLIPMVLAGAWNSSNETDNFLVSELADGMDVESEIRRLSQLEDSPVWSFDSYRGVKSKIDALFAASESVTASHIERFFQVAEIVLSEYDPALDLHGKSREISDLLRGSVINSFVLLAVHGNELFRERIGFDIEIQIQKIIRELLEPLTARTLEDQCDALPAYAEAAPGTFLSIIEQDIDENEGKEVFDFFRPISTSSSGSPSRAEMLWALESLAWSGEYLARVARILARIAEEEIADNWANSATNSLSAIFRSWIPQTSVPVNKRIEVFNRLLEERRNKEFHDSVVWSLCIEQLNTGHRTGHCSYKPKWRTDGHEHGEPATENENLEFIRNAARQAIDWQYHTKETLADLIQCLGPPTEIPYEWLPEVWKLTENWHNEKSTSDSDRAWLYEIMHASVDFRIFPEARRIYEMLEPSDPILEHRWLFRKFSVPRAKKSDYLKSTDFRKHAEKIKKQRISALHEIHSKRGVGGLIELARYGEGQMVIGGLSVQVDSFDDNEAKALVLKALDGITEENSQHMERLIAGTLGGLEDACLEKILEGFSEAIPEERFLKILLLAPFGRKTWEFADKLPGEGRLRYWKEVNLRMIYNPSEVNEAVEKLIQVKRPREAVFLLEYDLKIIEPRRVLRLLETIVKIGNEEQKNYQVNLDQEFVEEAFKYLDERADTPSAQILNLEFEFVNFLERSERGMRVLERKINEHPELFAEMVVLAYRRDDGQEDKVPSSVPENIVKNRAWKMYRSIKAIRRLPGRDEFGNLNTERLIRWIFDVRGRCERRGRLNMGDICIGSLLSNSPEGNDGIWPFEPVRDALEKIYSEHLGKGFTLGSYDSCRIHIGHGGDPERAIENKHKEWAQRTQYSHPKTSKMLREIAEHYSDLGRHYDIEAEKFYRQLSF; this is translated from the coding sequence ATGCAAGAAAAACCTGCACATCCCGGGACTTTTATCAGAGAAAAAATTTTTCCGCACGGCATGACCGTCACGGCGGCCGCAGAATTACTTAACATTGGTAGACCTGGACTATCAAGAGTTTTGAATGGAAAGGCAGCCCTGTCTCTCGAGTTAGCGGAGCGCATACAGCATGCTTTCGGTTTTCCGGCTGAAAAGCTTCTGAAAATGCAGGCTTCTTACAACTCTGAGACATCAAATCCTGCTGGTCTTTACGTACCTCCTTTCCTCCATATTCTCGCCCGACAGATTGAAAGGTGGGCATCGGAAAACAATGAAGCACGGAGGAGGCTTCCTGTGCTGCTACGCATTCTGGTGAATTCAACCGCAAGCGGCCTGAAGAAGGTTGATTTCTCGGGAAATGAGGATGCCGAAAGACCCGGATGGGACGGGACTGTTGAAGCAGATAGTGCAACCCCTTGGATTTCCCAAGGCTCTTCGTGCTGGGAGTTCGGGTGCGGTAAAGATATAAAGCGTAAAGCCGACAGCGACTTCAAAAAAAGAACCGGATTTGTACCGGAGATAGAACGCCTAGCCACCACGTTTGTTTTCGTCACCCCGAGAAAATGGATCGGAAAAAACGACTGGGAAAGGACTCGCCGCGAAGAACGTCAATGGGGAAACGTGCGGGTCTTTGACGCAAGCGACCTTGAGCAGTGGATAGAGCAATCGATTCCCGCACAGATATGGTTCGCACATGAAACGGGAATTAGCAGCGAAGGGGTGTTTTCGCTGGAACAGTGCTGGAAGCACTGGCAGGCGGACTGCGAGCCCGCCCTTGCGCCGTCCCTTTTCGACCAAGCGTTAATGGAATCAAAAAACCGTGTCGAACGGTGGCTTGCCGACCCTCCGGGTGAACCTCTTAAAATAGCAGCCGACTCAACGGCGGAAGCACTCGCGTATCTCCATGTCGTGTTTTCTGAAGAAGAACCCTTGTTTCAGGAAAACAGGGACAGAGTGGAGGTATTCAAGGAACCCGGCATTCTTCCTGACCTTCTTTCCGCAGAATCCGGCCTGATCGTCGTTTCAACCTCCCCGGAAACCGAACGCGAACTTGCTCCCTACCGGAAATCGCTAAAAGCAATTCTCGTTTATTCACAGAACATGGCGAACGTAAATCCCGACATAACCCTGAAGCCGCTTAACTACTCCGCACTTGACAATTCTCTGAAAGAAATGGGATTCGATCGGGATGACATCGACCGATATCGCCGCGAGTGCGGCTACTCCCTTACAGTTCTCCGCCGTCGGCTCTCAAGGCTACCGAAAGTCAGAACTCCGCAATGGGCGGGTACGGAGCACGCGGAAAAGCTGATCCCCATGGTATTAGCAGGCGCATGGAACTCCAGCAACGAAACGGACAATTTTCTCGTCTCGGAATTAGCGGATGGAATGGATGTTGAGAGTGAAATCCGCAGGCTGTCTCAGCTTGAAGATTCTCCCGTATGGTCATTTGACTCGTATAGGGGCGTGAAGTCGAAAATCGACGCCCTGTTCGCAGCCAGCGAATCCGTAACGGCGTCGCATATCGAGAGGTTTTTTCAGGTGGCGGAAATCGTCCTCTCAGAATACGACCCTGCGCTTGACCTCCACGGAAAATCCCGAGAGATTTCGGACCTGCTCAGAGGAAGCGTAATTAACTCCTTTGTCCTTCTTGCCGTGCACGGCAACGAGCTCTTTAGAGAGAGGATAGGTTTTGATATAGAAATACAGATCCAGAAAATAATAAGAGAACTGCTTGAACCCCTTACCGCAAGAACTCTCGAAGACCAATGTGATGCACTGCCCGCGTACGCGGAAGCCGCACCCGGCACCTTTCTGTCCATTATTGAACAGGACATTGATGAAAACGAAGGCAAGGAAGTCTTTGATTTTTTCCGTCCCATAAGCACATCTTCTTCTGGGTCACCGTCCAGGGCGGAGATGCTCTGGGCGCTTGAGTCTCTTGCATGGTCCGGCGAGTACCTAGCGCGCGTAGCGAGAATACTGGCGCGCATCGCCGAAGAGGAAATTGCCGACAACTGGGCCAACAGCGCGACAAACAGCCTCAGTGCCATATTCCGTTCATGGATCCCCCAGACCTCTGTGCCCGTCAATAAACGCATCGAAGTTTTTAACCGTCTTCTAGAAGAGCGCCGCAACAAAGAGTTCCATGACAGCGTAGTCTGGTCCTTGTGTATTGAGCAGTTAAATACCGGGCACAGGACCGGACATTGCAGCTACAAGCCGAAATGGCGCACTGACGGGCATGAACACGGGGAACCCGCAACGGAAAACGAGAATCTCGAATTCATCCGCAACGCGGCAAGACAAGCCATTGACTGGCAGTATCATACTAAGGAGACCCTAGCGGATCTTATCCAGTGTCTAGGTCCTCCCACTGAAATACCATATGAATGGCTACCTGAAGTCTGGAAACTGACTGAAAACTGGCACAACGAGAAAAGCACTTCGGATTCGGACAGGGCATGGCTTTACGAAATAATGCACGCCTCGGTTGATTTCAGGATTTTCCCCGAGGCACGCAGGATATATGAAATGCTTGAGCCTTCGGATCCGATTCTTGAGCACCGGTGGCTCTTTCGGAAGTTCTCCGTCCCGCGAGCAAAAAAGTCCGATTACCTGAAGTCCACAGATTTCCGCAAACACGCAGAGAAAATCAAAAAACAGAGAATATCCGCTCTCCATGAAATTCATTCCAAACGGGGAGTCGGCGGACTGATAGAGCTTGCGAGATACGGGGAAGGACAGATGGTAATCGGGGGTCTGTCCGTGCAGGTCGATTCTTTTGATGACAACGAGGCAAAAGCTCTTGTCCTTAAAGCTCTTGACGGCATCACGGAAGAAAACAGCCAGCATATGGAAAGACTGATCGCAGGAACTCTCGGCGGACTTGAGGACGCTTGTCTCGAAAAGATCCTTGAAGGTTTCTCGGAAGCAATTCCCGAAGAAAGGTTTCTCAAGATTCTCCTGCTCGCTCCTTTCGGCAGGAAAACTTGGGAGTTTGCAGACAAACTTCCGGGAGAAGGAAGATTGCGATATTGGAAAGAAGTCAATTTGCGGATGATTTACAACCCATCTGAAGTAAATGAAGCCGTGGAGAAGCTGATACAGGTAAAACGTCCTCGCGAGGCGGTTTTTCTACTTGAATACGATCTTAAAATAATTGAGCCAAGGCGCGTATTACGGCTGCTTGAGACTATAGTCAAAATCGGAAACGAAGAACAAAAAAATTATCAAGTAAACCTCGACCAGGAGTTTGTTGAAGAAGCATTCAAATATCTGGATGAAAGAGCGGATACCCCAAGCGCACAAATATTAAATCTGGAATTTGAATTCGTCAATTTCCTAGAAAGATCGGAAAGAGGGATGCGCGTGCTGGAGAGAAAAATAAACGAGCATCCTGAACTTTTCGCGGAAATGGTTGTGCTGGCATACAGACGCGATGACGGACAAGAAGACAAAGTCCCATCTTCTGTTCCAGAAAATATCGTTAAAAACAGAGCATGGAAGATGTACAGGTCAATTAAAGCGATAAGGCGGCTTCCAGGGCGAGATGAATTCGGAAACCTAAACACCGAGAGACTAATTAGGTGGATTTTTGATGTGCGGGGGAGGTGCGAGCGACGCGGACGGCTTAATATGGGTGACATCTGCATAGGCTCCCTTCTTTCGAATTCGCCGGAAGGCAATGATGGGATCTGGCCATTTGAACCCGTCAGAGATGCGTTGGAGAAAATTTACAGTGAACATCTCGGCAAAGGATTCACCTTGGGCAGCTACGATTCATGCCGCATACATATAGGCCATGGAGGTGACCCGGAACGTGCGATTGAAAACAAGCATAAAGAATGGGCACAGAGAACACAGTACTCTCATCCAAAAACATCTAAAATGCTAAGAGAGATTGCTGAGCACTATTCTGATCTGGGAAGACATTATGATATAGAAGCCGAAAAGTTCTATCGACAGCTGTCTTTCTAA
- a CDS encoding toll/interleukin-1 receptor domain-containing protein, translating into MDIKLKLPYKIVSYLRRIKIEYDQYENEFFSNIVSSAKVFIRKPFRIYEDFGGVRHDYDVVFFLPASVMEKIDLRKEKSYREEIRKDLERCKDVEDEYFQNVFFACENENDEEYRQAVSLTDRPQVNPETLDIWKPGQVRLFISHRDNYKKEARELADALEAYGISSFVAHEAIGPMTTWQHEILKGLETMEIMLTFITDDFHESVWTNQEIGFALARNIPVLSLKLQNTDPRGFVSGEQALKGNFERPSDSAPEIYKLIEKRLNDKKRMQGALITAFIESPSWDDTRVRFNRLNNVVESLSEKEVERIIDGFKKNDQLYHAIYLKNEYNRLKNFLERTTGKKYVIRGNIISYEGEPEFPE; encoded by the coding sequence ATGGATATAAAACTTAAGTTGCCTTATAAAATTGTTTCCTACCTGAGACGAATAAAAATTGAATATGATCAGTATGAGAACGAGTTCTTTTCGAATATTGTCAGTTCAGCAAAAGTGTTTATCAGGAAACCGTTCAGAATCTACGAAGATTTTGGCGGGGTCAGACACGACTATGACGTTGTATTTTTTCTCCCAGCTTCTGTTATGGAAAAAATCGACCTCAGGAAGGAAAAATCCTATCGTGAAGAAATTCGCAAAGATCTTGAAAGATGCAAAGATGTCGAAGATGAATACTTTCAAAATGTTTTCTTTGCCTGTGAAAACGAGAACGATGAAGAATACCGCCAAGCCGTCTCACTGACTGACCGCCCCCAAGTTAACCCCGAAACGCTGGATATCTGGAAACCCGGGCAGGTGAGACTTTTCATAAGTCACCGAGACAATTACAAGAAAGAAGCAAGAGAATTGGCCGATGCTCTGGAAGCTTACGGGATATCTTCGTTTGTCGCCCACGAAGCTATCGGACCGATGACCACATGGCAGCATGAAATTCTCAAAGGCTTGGAGACAATGGAGATTATGCTGACCTTTATAACCGATGATTTCCATGAAAGCGTATGGACCAATCAGGAAATAGGCTTTGCGCTTGCTCGCAATATCCCGGTTCTATCTCTCAAGCTCCAAAATACCGACCCGAGGGGTTTTGTCAGCGGTGAGCAAGCTCTAAAAGGTAATTTTGAACGCCCGTCGGATTCCGCTCCAGAAATTTACAAACTCATTGAGAAAAGGCTAAATGACAAGAAACGCATGCAGGGTGCTCTGATCACCGCATTTATCGAGTCACCCAGCTGGGACGATACGCGGGTCCGATTTAACCGATTAAACAACGTTGTCGAAAGCCTGTCGGAAAAAGAAGTGGAGCGAATTATTGACGGATTCAAGAAAAACGACCAACTCTATCACGCTATTTACCTCAAAAACGAATATAATCGCCTCAAGAATTTTTTAGAGCGAACCACGGGGAAAAAATATGTCATTAGGGGCAATATTATCTCCTACGAAGGCGAACCCGAGTTTCCAGAATAA